The following are from one region of the Populus trichocarpa isolate Nisqually-1 chromosome 8, P.trichocarpa_v4.1, whole genome shotgun sequence genome:
- the LOC18101589 gene encoding uncharacterized protein At4g14450, chloroplastic → MSDTLRSGNSAAAQSRPSRLQRRRPASLQISPASSSSWNAAIPLLSPLITSPTAMDMKSRDDPPSPPRIQVTEGEKPVVFKKWQHPAAPFCYELAPFKPSFFVPV, encoded by the coding sequence ATGTCAGATACACTTCGAAGTGGTAACTCCGCCGCAGCACAGTCGCGTCCCAGCCGACTCCAGCGGAGGAGACCGGCGTCCTTGCAGATCAGCCCGGCTTCTTCTTCTAGCTGGAACGCTGCGATTCCTCTTCTTTCTCCGCTTATCACGTCGCCTACTGCGATGGATATGAAGTCTCGGGACGATCCGCCCTCACCGCCGAGGATTCAGGTAACGGAGGGGGAGAAGCCAGTGGTGTTCAAGAAGTGGCAGCATCCGGCGGCTCCTTTTTGTTACGAGCTGGCTCCGTTTAAGCCATCGTTTTTTGTGCCTGTATAG
- the LOC18101590 gene encoding enoyl-CoA delta isomerase 2, peroxisomal, whose translation MCTLEKTANNIFVLTLTGDDEHRLNPTLIGSILSALHEAKAQATSGSVLITTSRGKFFSNGLDLAWAHAAGSKPKASERLTHMVKLLKPVVAELISLPMPTIAAVNGHAAAAGMVLALSHDYVYMKRDRGVLYMSEVDIGLTIPDYVHALFRAKIGSPSARRDVLLRGAKVRGDEAVRMGIVEGAHDNEERLSEAAMRHGIQLASRKWNGEVYREIRKSLYPELCVVLGLGDAKVIAKL comes from the coding sequence ATGTGCACATTAGAGAAGACGGCCAACAACATCTTCGTTTTAACATTAACCGGCGACGATGAGCACCGTTTAAACCCCACTCTTATCGGCTCCATCCTCTCCGCTCTTCACGAAGCCAAAGCGCAAGCCACTAGTGGCTCGGTTCTCATCACCACATCACGAGGGAAGTTCTTCTCCAACGGCTTAGATCTAGCCTGGGCTCATGCCGCCGGTTCCAAGCCCAAAGCCAGCGAGCGCCTCACACACATGGTGAAACTGCTCAAGCCGGTGGTAGCCGAGCTGATTTCTCTCCCTATGCCAACCATCGCCGCCGTCAACGGCCACGCAGCCGCCGCGGGGATGGTTCTGGCTCTGAGCCATGACTACGTCTACATGAAGAGGGATAGAGGTGTGCTGTACATGAGCGAGGTTGACATAGGGCTAACGATACCTGATTATGTCCATGCCCTTTTTAGGGCTAAGATCGGATCGCCTTCGGCTCGACGCGATGTGCTGTTGAGAGGAGCAAAGGTTAGGGGAGACGAGGCGGTGAGGATGGGGATTGTGGAGGGGGCCCACGATAACGAGGAGAGGTTGAGTGAGGCTGCAATGCGCCATGGAATTCAGCTGGCATCGAGGAAGTGGAATGGCGAGGTTTACAGGGAGATAAGGAAGAGTCTGTATCCTGAGCTATGTGTCGTGCTTGGATTGGGTGATGCAAAAGTAATTGCAAAACTCTAA
- the LOC18101591 gene encoding actin-related protein 9 isoform X1, with amino-acid sequence MDYLKTVIPSQLVADRGSNLVVINPGSANIRIGLAPQDAPLNIPHCIARYTNQRPKFNLQDQMLNSQVTTAQHMEREKAYDTIASLLKIPFLDEEVANNSFPRKIGRADGYNPQSGRSVAFQWANVYEQDAGSSLALGTSKSKGITGESVEKHEGTGAEEIYSGNHKFRGHIFGEEALRISPTEPYCLSRPIRRGHFNISQHYPLQQVLEDMHAIWDWILIEKLHIPHSERNMYSAVLVLPETFDNREIKEMLSIALRDLRFSSAVVHQEGLAAVFGNGLSTACIVNMGAQVTSVVCIEDGVALPNTEKTLPFGGEDISRCLLWTQRHHQTWPQIRTDMLTKPIDLLMLNRLKESYCGIKEGELDAVAVVHSYEDGMPAGSHKTRLTALNVPPMGLFYPTLLIPDIYPPPPRSWFHDYENMLEDTLHMEYSRRPDMSDGLFPGISVGYPMWESYPIFSSKPKKEEKVGLAEAITSSILSTGRIDLQRKLFCSIQLIGGVALTAGVIPAVEERVLHAIPPNEAIDTVEVLQSRTNPTFVPWKGGAILGILDFGRDAWIYREDWIHNGIHFRSGRKYKDSYYLQAQATCYINS; translated from the exons ATG GATTACTTGAAGACGGTAATTCCTTCTCAGCTCGTCGCCGACCGAGGCTCCAATTTAGTAGTCATCAATCCAG GCTCTGCAAATATCAGAATAGGATTAGCTCCACAAGATGCTCCCTTAAATATTCCTCACTGCATTGCTCGTTACACCAATCAACGTCCCAAATTCAATCTCCAAGACCAG ATGCTGAATTCTCAGGTCACAACAGCACAGCACATGGAACGCGAGAAGGCTTATGATACA aTAGCGTCGTTATTGAAGATACCTTTTCTAGATGAAGAGGTTGCGAACAATTCGTTCCCGCGCAAG ATAGGGCGTGCTGATGGATACAATCCACAGAGTGGCAGGAGTGTGGCTTTTCAGTGGGCTAATGTATACGAGCAGGACGCAGGTTCCTCTTTGGCATTAG GAACATCAAAAAGTAAAGGTATAACTGGTGAATCTGTGGAGAAGCATGAAGGCACTGGTGCTGAGGAGATATATTCTGGGAACCACAAATTCAGAGGACACATTTTTGGTGAAGAAGCACTTAGAATCTCCCCAACAGAGCCATACTGCTTAAGCCGTCCTATTCGCAGAGGTCATTTCAACATTTCACAACATTATCCTTTGCAGCAG GTGCTTGAGGACATGCATGCTATTTGGGATTGGATATTGATAGAGAAACTGCACATCCCTCACTCAGAAAGAAACATGTATTCTGCAGTTCTTGTTTTGCCAGAAACATTTGATAATCGCG AAATAAAGGAAATGTTGTCTATAGCATTACGTGACTTGCGCTTTAGCTCAGCAGTAGTACACCAG GAAGGTCTTGCTGCAGTTTTTGGGAATGGGTTATCAACGGCATGCATAGTTAATATGGGTGCTCAGGTGACATCTGTAGTTTGCATTGAG GATGGAGTGGCTTTACCTAATACGGAAAAGACTTTGCCTTTTGGTGGAGAG GATATATCAAGATGCCTTCTCTGGACCCAGAGGCATCATCAGACATGGCCCCAAATTCGGACTGACATGTTGACAAAGCCTATAGATTTGTTGATGCTTAATAGACTGAAAGAGTCCTATTGTGGAATCAAG GAGGGGGAGCTTGATGCTGTTGCTGTAGTTCATTCTTACGAGGATGGCATGCCTGCTGGATCTCACAAAACTCGACTAACTGCTCTTAAT GTGCCTCCCATGGGTCTGTTCTACCCCACGCTTTTAATTCCAGATATATATCCACCACCACCTCGTTCTTG GTTCCATGACTATGAGAATATGCTAGAAGACACATTGCATATGGAATATTCTAGAAGGCCTGACATGTCAGATGGTTTATTTCCTGGCATTAGTGTTGGATATCCAATGTGGGAGAGCTAtccaattttttcttctaagccaaagaaagaagagaaggttGGCCTTGCTGAAGCTATCACTAGTAGCATTCTTTCCACTG GTCGTATAGACCTCCAGAGAAAGTTGTTTTGCAGCATACAATTG ATTGGTGGAGTGGCTTTGACAGCTGGTGTTATTCCTGCTGTGGAGGAAAG AGTTTTACATGCAATTCCCCCAAATGAAGCAATTGATACTGTTGAG GTTCTACAGTCAAGAACAAATCCAACTTTTGTGCCTTGGAAAGGCGGAGCA ATCCTTGGAATTCTTGATTTTGGTCGCGATGCATGGATTTACCGGGAGGATTGGATTCACAATGGGATCCATTTTCGAAGTGGCAGAAAATACAAGGACTCTTACTATCTTCAAGCACAAGCAACATGTTACATAAACTCTTAG
- the LOC18101591 gene encoding actin-related protein 9 isoform X2 yields the protein MDYLKTVIPSQLVADRGSNLVVINPGSANIRIGLAPQDAPLNIPHCIARYTNQRPKFNLQDQMLNSQVTTAQHMEREKAYDTIASLLKIPFLDEEVANNSFPRKIGRADGYNPQSGRSVAFQWANVYEQDAGTSKSKGITGESVEKHEGTGAEEIYSGNHKFRGHIFGEEALRISPTEPYCLSRPIRRGHFNISQHYPLQQVLEDMHAIWDWILIEKLHIPHSERNMYSAVLVLPETFDNREIKEMLSIALRDLRFSSAVVHQEGLAAVFGNGLSTACIVNMGAQVTSVVCIEDGVALPNTEKTLPFGGEDISRCLLWTQRHHQTWPQIRTDMLTKPIDLLMLNRLKESYCGIKEGELDAVAVVHSYEDGMPAGSHKTRLTALNVPPMGLFYPTLLIPDIYPPPPRSWFHDYENMLEDTLHMEYSRRPDMSDGLFPGISVGYPMWESYPIFSSKPKKEEKVGLAEAITSSILSTGRIDLQRKLFCSIQLIGGVALTAGVIPAVEERVLHAIPPNEAIDTVEVLQSRTNPTFVPWKGGAILGILDFGRDAWIYREDWIHNGIHFRSGRKYKDSYYLQAQATCYINS from the exons ATG GATTACTTGAAGACGGTAATTCCTTCTCAGCTCGTCGCCGACCGAGGCTCCAATTTAGTAGTCATCAATCCAG GCTCTGCAAATATCAGAATAGGATTAGCTCCACAAGATGCTCCCTTAAATATTCCTCACTGCATTGCTCGTTACACCAATCAACGTCCCAAATTCAATCTCCAAGACCAG ATGCTGAATTCTCAGGTCACAACAGCACAGCACATGGAACGCGAGAAGGCTTATGATACA aTAGCGTCGTTATTGAAGATACCTTTTCTAGATGAAGAGGTTGCGAACAATTCGTTCCCGCGCAAG ATAGGGCGTGCTGATGGATACAATCCACAGAGTGGCAGGAGTGTGGCTTTTCAGTGGGCTAATGTATACGAGCAGGACGCAG GAACATCAAAAAGTAAAGGTATAACTGGTGAATCTGTGGAGAAGCATGAAGGCACTGGTGCTGAGGAGATATATTCTGGGAACCACAAATTCAGAGGACACATTTTTGGTGAAGAAGCACTTAGAATCTCCCCAACAGAGCCATACTGCTTAAGCCGTCCTATTCGCAGAGGTCATTTCAACATTTCACAACATTATCCTTTGCAGCAG GTGCTTGAGGACATGCATGCTATTTGGGATTGGATATTGATAGAGAAACTGCACATCCCTCACTCAGAAAGAAACATGTATTCTGCAGTTCTTGTTTTGCCAGAAACATTTGATAATCGCG AAATAAAGGAAATGTTGTCTATAGCATTACGTGACTTGCGCTTTAGCTCAGCAGTAGTACACCAG GAAGGTCTTGCTGCAGTTTTTGGGAATGGGTTATCAACGGCATGCATAGTTAATATGGGTGCTCAGGTGACATCTGTAGTTTGCATTGAG GATGGAGTGGCTTTACCTAATACGGAAAAGACTTTGCCTTTTGGTGGAGAG GATATATCAAGATGCCTTCTCTGGACCCAGAGGCATCATCAGACATGGCCCCAAATTCGGACTGACATGTTGACAAAGCCTATAGATTTGTTGATGCTTAATAGACTGAAAGAGTCCTATTGTGGAATCAAG GAGGGGGAGCTTGATGCTGTTGCTGTAGTTCATTCTTACGAGGATGGCATGCCTGCTGGATCTCACAAAACTCGACTAACTGCTCTTAAT GTGCCTCCCATGGGTCTGTTCTACCCCACGCTTTTAATTCCAGATATATATCCACCACCACCTCGTTCTTG GTTCCATGACTATGAGAATATGCTAGAAGACACATTGCATATGGAATATTCTAGAAGGCCTGACATGTCAGATGGTTTATTTCCTGGCATTAGTGTTGGATATCCAATGTGGGAGAGCTAtccaattttttcttctaagccaaagaaagaagagaaggttGGCCTTGCTGAAGCTATCACTAGTAGCATTCTTTCCACTG GTCGTATAGACCTCCAGAGAAAGTTGTTTTGCAGCATACAATTG ATTGGTGGAGTGGCTTTGACAGCTGGTGTTATTCCTGCTGTGGAGGAAAG AGTTTTACATGCAATTCCCCCAAATGAAGCAATTGATACTGTTGAG GTTCTACAGTCAAGAACAAATCCAACTTTTGTGCCTTGGAAAGGCGGAGCA ATCCTTGGAATTCTTGATTTTGGTCGCGATGCATGGATTTACCGGGAGGATTGGATTCACAATGGGATCCATTTTCGAAGTGGCAGAAAATACAAGGACTCTTACTATCTTCAAGCACAAGCAACATGTTACATAAACTCTTAG
- the LOC18101592 gene encoding uncharacterized protein LOC18101592, giving the protein MGFFSFLGRVLFASLFILSAWQMFNEFGENGGPAVTELIPKLAIFKKHLSSLLGVGILDIDPRHLVAGMIALKGLGGFLFVFGSPFGAYLLLIYLVFSSPILYDFYNYDQNESTYIILLNEFLQSVALFGALLFFIGMKNLIPRRQLKKKTPKAKVG; this is encoded by the exons ATGgggtttttctcttttctcggCAGAGTTCTCTTCGCTTCCCTCTTCATCCTCTCAGCCTGGCAAAT GTTCAATGAGTTTGGTGAAAATGGTGGCCCTGCTGTGACAGAGTTGATTCCCAAGCTCGCTATTTTCAAGAAACATCTTTCGTCCCTATTGGGGGTTGGGATCCTGGACATTGAT CCTAGACATTTGGTAGCGGGGATGATTGCTCTAAAGGGTCTTGGAGGCTTTTTATTCGTATTCGGCAGCCCTTTTGGTGCTTATCTCCTG CTTATCTACTTGGTGTTTTCCTCCCCAATTTTGTACGACTTCTATAACTATGATCAGAACGAGTCCACGTACATCATTCTCTTAAATGAATTCTTGCAG AGCGTTGCCCTTTTTGGTGCGTTGCTTTTCTTCATAGGGATGAAGAACTTGATTCCAAGGAGACAGCTCAAGAAGAAGACTCCCAAGGCGAAAGTGGGCTAG
- the LOC18101593 gene encoding uncharacterized protein LOC18101593 — MAFISFVGRVLFASVFILSAWQEFNEFGSDGGPAAHIMAPKFRSFSKHVSSHTGFQVPHFEMKHAVAAAMSVKAVGSLIFILGSSIGAYLLLLHQLIVTPILYDFYNYDADTKEFNLLFAKFAQNLALFGALLFFIGMKNSIPRRQLKKRSPKPKAL; from the exons ATGGCTTTCATCTCTTTCGTCGGGAGAGTTCTCTTTGCCTCTGTTTTCATTCTCTCTGCTTGGCAAGA GTTCAACGAATTTGGTTCTGATGGTGGGCCGGCAGCACATATTATGGCACCTAAATTCCGTTCTTTCTCAAAACATGTGTCGTCTCATACTGGATTTCAAGTGCCACATTTTGAA ATGAAGCACGCCGTTGCTGCTGCTATGTCTGTGAAAGCTGTTGGAAGCCTTATTTTCATCCTTGGCAGTTCTATTGGAGCTTATCTTCTG CTTCTGCACCAGCTCATCGTCACCCCAATATTGTATGATTTTTACAACTATGACGCTGACACCAAGGAATTTAACCTGCTTTTTGCAAAGTTTGCACAG AACTTGGCACTGTTTGGGGCATTGCTCTTTTTTATTGGCATGAAGAACTCAATCCCAAGGAGACAACTGAAGAAGAGGTCTCCCAAACCAAAAGCATTATAA